In Fusarium musae strain F31 chromosome 7, whole genome shotgun sequence, a single window of DNA contains:
- a CDS encoding hypothetical protein (EggNog:ENOG41~antiSMASH:Cluster_7.2), translating to MLAVEAIEKRRFLRPQYRALPPEVTGSVLSHWFFSWQIPLFRAGYSKHLEIEALFPLEKHFKSWYLQKLLQTAWAKVLRTLKWPTLSIIFPRLCFIGFTFCQPFLISATLEWAENDSDSDDMDQGYGLIGAWFLVFMGLAVTSGQYQHLTYRAITMARGQLVSILFDKATDISIAAADPSAALTLMSADIERIDTGWRTAHDVWANLIEIVIAVYLLGRQLGIACLIPVGAAICESILKRGAIENEE from the exons ATGCTCGCGGTCGAGGCAATCGAGAAGCGTCGTTTCTTGCGGCCCCAGTACCGTGCCTTGCCCCCCGAAGTCACTGGTAGTGTCTTGTCGCACTGGTTCTTCTCTTGGCAGATACCGCTGTTTCGCGCTGGCTATTCTAAGCACCTGGAGATCGAGGCGTTGTTTCCTCTCGAAAAGCATTTCAAGTCTTGGTATCTTCAAAAGCTTTTGCAGACAGCGTGGGCTAAAG TCCTGAGGACCTTGAAGTGGCCGACCCTGTCTATCATCTTTCCACGTCTGTGCTTCATCGGCTTCACCTTTTGCCAGCCATTCCTCATCTCTGCAACCCTCGAGTGGGCAGAGAACGACAGTGACTCTGACGACATGGACCAAGGATATGGCCTCATAGGCGCATGGTTTCTGGTGTTCATGGGTCTAGCA GTGACGAGTGGCCAGTATCAACACCTCACATATCGCGCCATCACCATGGCACGCGGCCAGCTTGTTTCGATCTTGTTTGACAAGGCCACGGATATCAGtatcgctgctgctgatccTAGCGCAGCCCTGACTCTGATGAGTGCCGACATTGAAAGGATCGACACGGGCTGGCGCACTGCCCATGACGTTTGGGCCAACTTGATTGAGATTGTTATTGCAGTCTACCTGTTGGGACGCCAGCTCGGCATTGCGTGTCTGATTCCCGTCGGGGCAGCAATTTGTGAGTCAATCTTGAAACGGGGAGCAATAGAGAACGAGGAATGA
- a CDS encoding hypothetical protein (EggNog:ENOG41~antiSMASH:Cluster_7.2~SMCOG1288:ABC transporter related protein), with protein sequence MARQAAWLEAIEKRISVTSQMLGSIKGVKMCGLTDVLSTRIHNLRNDELRISGKFPYLAPIFAPILTFATYSLVAQSRGGDNNLDVNRMFTSLSLFALLNEPISSFVTSLSSLMGSVGSFARIQAFLNTDIRIDSRIISYDDKSGGPSTPISLRSEQEKDSVSSEKEPNTAQRGPLPVDSLDGNCIVVKAGAFGYDSTQKPILSGITAHVPPGNLTLVVGPVGSGKSTLLRAFLGEVAVTAGSIHVMDSEIAYCDQTPWHMNGTVRDSIIGFSHADERWYQKVLQACSLTEDLGQLPNGDLSRIGSKGIALSGGQSQRVSLARAVYAQKNIVLLDDVFSGLDMHTENAVFHSLLGTDGLLRQSNTTVIMATSRANRLSYADHIISLDGTGVGCVQGSFDKLTKADNYVSRLAVGSANWTYSQATSVSSSEPSADALLDAEVLLSEEAKDGAGRRTGDMAIYLYYIRAIGWVPSLIFVFAICAFIVCQSFPTIWLNWWAAANAKDPFARLGYYLGIYAMLGGLAIIFLVLSTWQMVVTMVPLSGNSFHQSLLKTVLNAPMSFFAATDAGVTINRFSQDLQLVDMDLPLSALNTFATFVLCIAEMVLISVGSYYTAIAFPFLFVALWVVQHTYLRTSRQLRFMDLEAKSPLYALFTESIAGLATLRAFGWRDALEKKHHDLLDRSQRPFYLLYAAQRWLTLVLDLFVTVIAVLVVVLVTQLRGVLPTGLIGVALVNIIQFSQHLKLLMTFWTTLETHIGAISRIKSFTSETASEHEPQEKEQPPSIWPSKGQIVFDNVSAGYTPSENVLKSISLSIEAGQKIGICGRTGSGKSSMVSCLFRMVDLHNGRILVDGLDISTLPREQVRTRLVGVPQDAFLIEGSSVRLNADPAQALSDAAIEDAMRAVELWDIAAEKGGLDAPIEELHLSHGQKQLFCIARAILRPSPIVVLDEATSSVDSHVDKLVQRVIRERFENRTVIAIVHKLQSVLQDFDMVAVLDKGELLEFGPPRQLLEQGPENSAFAALYASLDTGNEEAPQE encoded by the exons ATGGCTCGTCAAGCGGCATGGCTAGAGGCCATCGAGAAGAGAATATCTGTTACGTCGCAGATGCTAGGCAGCATCAAGGGCGTCAAGATGTGTGGACTGACCGACGTGCTTAGCACTCGTATTCACAACCTGCGAAACGACGAGTTGCGTATTTCCGGCAAATTCC CATACCTGGCTCCTATCTTTGCCCCAATCCTCACTTTTGCAACGTACAGTCTTGTCGCCCAGTCACGGGGAGGAGATAACAACCTGGACGTAAACCGCATGTTTACGTCTTTATCACTGTTTGCACTGTTGAATGAGCCTATTTCTTCGTTTGTTACGTCGTTGTCCTCCTTGATGGGGTCCGTCGGGAGCTTTGCGCGTATACAAGCTTTCCTCAACACAGACATCCGCATCGACAGCAGAATCATCTCATATGATGACAAGAGCGGAGGCCCATCAACCCCAATTTCTCTCCGCAGCGAACAGGAGAAGGATTCGGTATCGTCCGAGAAGGAGCCTAACACTGCCCAGAGAGGCCCATTGCCGGTCGATTCTCTGGACGGCAACTGTATCGTTGTCAAAGCAGGCGCTTTTGGATATGATTCTACCCAGAAACCCATCCTCAGTGGCATCACCGCTCATGTTCCACCGGGCAATCTTACCCTTGTCGTGGGGCCAGTGGGAAGTGGCAAGTCAACTCTCCTCAGGGCATTTCTCGGAGAAGTGGCAGTCACAGCAGGATCTATTCATGTGATGGACTCGGAAATCGCCTACTGCGACCAAACTCCCTGGCACATGAACGGCACCGTGCGAGACAGCATCATCGGCTTCTCACATGCCGACGAACGTTGGTACCAAAAGGTCCTACAGGCTTGTTCTCTGACAGAAGATCTCGGCCAACTGCCCAACGGCGATCTCAGTAGGATTGGGAGCAAGGGGATCGCTCTCAGCGGAGGTCAGAGCCAGCGGGTCAGTCTAGCGAGAGCTGTCTACGCACAAAAGAACATTGTCCTACTTGACGATGTCTTCAGTGGTTTGGATATGCACACTGAGAACGCTGTCTTCCATAGCCTACTCGGCACTGATGGCCTCTTGCGACAGTCGAATACAACCGTCATCATGGCGACTTCTCGTG CAAATCGACTTTCCTACGCAGACCacatcatcagcctcgaCGGTACTGGTGTAGGATGTGTACAGGGAAGCTTTGACAAGTTGACCAAAGCGGACAACTACGTGTCCCGCTTGGCTGTAGGGTCCGCGAATTGGACCTATAGCCAAGCAACTTCGGTCTCTTCGTCAGAACCTTCGGCTGATGCGTTGCTGGATGCAGAGGTACTCCTCTCggaggaagccaaggatgGCGCTGGTCGTCGCACTGGTGACATGGCAATATACCTATACTACATTCGCGCCATCGGCTGGGTTCCAAGCTTGATCTTCGTCTTTGCCATATGCGCCTTTATAGTCTGCCAATCCTTCCCCACTATCTGGCTCAACTGGTGGGCCGCCGCCAATGCTAAAGACCCCTTTGCACGTCTGGGTTATTACCTGGGCATCTACGCGATGCTAGGTGGGCTCGCGATTATCTTCCTAGTCCTCAGCACCTGGCAGATGGTCGTCACCATGGTGCCGTTGTCGGGCAACAGCTTCCACCAGAGTCTTCTCAAGACGGTGCTCAACGCCCCCATGTCCTTCTTCGCTGCTACAGACGCTGGCGTCACCATCAACCGCTTCAGCCAGGATCTTCAGCTCGTCGACATGGACCTGCCACTGTCAGCGCTGAATACCTTTGCCACGTTTGTGTTGTGCATCGCTGAGATGGTTCTGATCTCTGTAGGTTCGTACTACACAGCCATCGCTTTTCCCTTTCTGTTCGTCGCGTTGTGGGTGGTCCAGCATACATACCTTCGGACATCTCGGCAGCTCAGATTCATGGATCTTGAGGCAAAGAGCCCGCTGTACGCCCTCTTCACAGAATCTATCGCTGGACTTGCGACACTGCGTGCCTTCGGCTGGCGTGATGCActggagaagaagcatcATGACCTTCTAGATCGGTCTCAGAGACCGTTCTATCTTCTCTACGCGGCTCAGAGATGGTTaacccttgttcttgacttgTTTGTAACAGTCATTGCTGTACTGGTCGTGGTGCTTGTCACACAGTTGAGAGGTGTGCTGCCGACTGGGTTGATCGGCGTGGCTCTTGTCAATATCATTCAGTTTAGTCAGCACCTAAAGCTACTGATGACATTCTGGACGACCTTGGAGACGCATATCGGTGCAATATCCAGGATCAAGTCGTTCACGTCTGAGACTGCCTCGGAACACGAGCCGCAGGAGAAGGAACAGCCGCCATCAATATGGCCATCAAAGGGCCAGATTGTCTTCGACAATGTTTCTGCCGGATATAC GCCGTCTGAGAATGTCTTGAAGAGTATATCCTTATCGATCGAGGCAGGTCAGAAAATTGGCATTTGCGGACGAACCGGAAG CGGTAAAAGTTCCATGGTCTCTTGTCTTTTCCGTATGGTGGACCTTCACAATGGTAGAATCCTCGTAGACGGGCTCGACATTAGCACGCTTCCCCGTGAACAAGTTCGCACTCGACTAGTTGGCGTGCCTCAAGATGCATTCCTCATCGAAGGAAGCAGCGTGAGGCTGAACGCGGACCCTGCTCAGGCACTCTCAGATGCTGCCATTGAAGACGCCATGAGGGCCGTTGAGCTCTGGGACATTGCAGCTGAGAAAGGCGGCCTTGATGCGCCCATTGAAGAGCTTCACCTCTCCCATGGCCAGAAGCAGCTCTTCTGCATTGCACGCGCTATCCTGCGCCCTTCGCCTATTGTAGTCCTGGATGAAGCTACCAGCAG TGTTGACTCGCATGTTGATAAGCTTGTGCAGCGTGTCATACGTGAGCGGTTTGAGAATCGCACAGTTATTGCAATCGTGCACAAGCTCCAGTCAGTCCTACAGGACTTTGACATGGTAGCCGTGCTTGACAAGGGTGAATTACTAGAATTTGGACCTCCACGACAGCTTCTGGAACAGGGGCCTGAAAATTCTGCATTTGCTGCTTTGTATGCGAGTCTAGATACAGGAAACGAGGAAGCACCGCAAGAATGA
- a CDS encoding hypothetical protein (antiSMASH:Cluster_7.2), which translates to MRLTVSLILCLFAVPNGISAYPGPAGPAARPHSLKRLSEYKSSGAGCSSGKEVLVKAPVKNIFQSLTDEEYAHVTAYLHEQKDLNLTAVVNSTSWDNVIVSLDLLQPNKTDALAYLEGHGPAPVRYARATLQFNSNVQPYIQEYMVGPLPMRQGLTHHEELNYMFTSGRGRINVYNADGEAIAAFNLKIGTEIKDITKELLNGTATGAETDNLLIAGSDPLIHRNDRVYQWNEFYSAHTGEFYSETVLPTSLQFKVDLTGRDPSKWKVVGWYYDGNFWPTTSAFRKGIKTLKRRPGPVVDGSWTSTDQQGDSFPRDHLYPPVSVQPDGPRFGVDIEQNYVEWKTGLQLHDVRFKGERLIYEFGLQEALAHYASQDPLHASSAYLDSSYGIGTSQWNLVDGFDCPSHATYLNTTFYISETTHVHPNSLCLFEYDTGYPIQRHLTTDYVSATKNIIFTVRSVSTVGNYDYLFEYSFYYDGSIAVTVRASGYIQGAFWSGDGDYGYHIHDNLSGSMHDHVINFKLDLDVKGTKNSLMKTEFVPHTQV; encoded by the exons ATGCGTCTCACTGTCAGCCTGATCCTGTGCCTTTTTGCCGTCCCGAATGGGATATCGGCTTATCCTGGCCCCGCTGGTCCAGCAGCGCGACCTCATTCCCTTAAGCGCCTTTCAGAGTACAAGTCCTCGGGAGCAGGATGCAGCTCCGGTAAAGAGGTACTCGTCAAGGCACCAGTGAAGAATATTTTTCAAAGTCTCACTGATGAAGAATATGCCCATGTTACGGCGTATCTTCATGAGCAAAAAGACCTTAACTTGACTGCTGTCGTTAACTCTACCTC TTGGGACAATGTCATCGTGTCTCTTGACCTATTACAGCCGAACAAGACAGATGCATTGGCTTACCTTGAAGGCCATGGTCCTGCTCCAGTTCGTTATGCGAGAGCGACTCTCCAATTCAACTCAAATGTGCAGCCCTACATTCAAGAGTACATGGTTGGACCATTGCCAATGCGGCAGGGCCTGACGCATCATGAGGAACTCAACTACATGTTCACATCTGGCCGAGGCAGAATCAATGTCTACAACGCTGACggtgaagccatcgctgCTTTCAACCTCAAGATTGGCACCGAGATAAaagacatcaccaaggaACTTCTCAACGGC ACCGCAACAGGTGCCGAAACCGATAATCTGCTGATTGCAGGCAGTGACCCTTTGATTCACCGTAACGATAGGGTCTACCAGTGGAACGAGTTCTACTCTGCTCATACAGGCGAGTTCTACTCAGAGACAGTACTACCCACCAGTTTGCAATTCAAGGTTGACCTCACGGGCCGTGACCCATCCAAGTGGAAGGTTGTGGGCTGGTACTACGACGGTAACTTCTGGCCAACGACTTCCGCCTTTCGCAAGGGCATCAAGACATTGAAGCGAAGGCCAGGACCAGTCGTTGATGGATCCTGGACTTCTACTGATCAGCAAGGCGATAGCTTTCCTCGCGATCATCTATACCCTCCCGTTTCAGTCCAACCTGATGGTCCCCGATTTGGAGTAGATATAGAGCAGAACTACGTTGAATGGA AAACGGGTTTGCAGTTACACGATGTTCGATTCAAGGGCGAACGTCTGATCTACGAGTTTGGTCTCCAGGAGGCTCTTGCACATTACGCTTCACAAGACCCGCTGCATGCCTCATCGGCATATCTTGATTCATCCTACGGTATAGGCACCAGTCAGTGGAACCTCGTCGATGGTTTTGACTGCCCATCTCACGCTACCTATCTCAACACAACGTTTTACATCAGCGAGACTACCCATGTGCACCCCAACAGTTTGTGTCTATTTGAGTACGATACCGGCTATCCTATTCAGCGACACTTGACCACGGACTATGTTTCTGCTACAAAGAATATCATTTTCACCGTACGCAGCGTTTCCACGGTGGGCAACTATGACTATCTCTTTGAGTACTCTTTCTACTATGATGGATCCATCGCCGTTACTGTTAGGGCCTCGGGCTATATCCAGGGAGCCTTTTGGTCAGGAGACGGTGATTATGGTTATCATATTCATGATAATCTGTCTGGATCTATGCATGACCatgtcatcaacttcaaactGGACCTGGATGTCAAGGGTACGAAGAACAGTCTGATGAAGACGGAGTTTGTACCACATACTCAAGTGTAA
- a CDS encoding hypothetical protein (antiSMASH:Cluster_7.2) — protein MKVNRSYIASEDDGKINWAPNGAASYSVVNKDELNDFGEAPGYSITPKSGDSGSTAHLTVKSSSALGQAANWANHNLYALQHHDTEPKSAYAFNSHDLQHPAVDFNKFFDGESLDQEDIVLYFNLGMHHLPNTADLPNTVTTKAVSSMMISPQNYFAGDVSRRTVHQVRMSFDKSSNVTEVKRFGVKQPTCAVDMKSVAPDLSKFVGEIEIPKFPWNPSGSLQTNPGG, from the exons ATGAAGGTTAACCGCTCGTACATTGCCAGCGAAGACGACGGCAAGATAAACTGGGCACCAAATGGAGCTGCATCATATTCCGTTGTGAATAAGGATGAGCTGAATGACTTTGGAGAGGCGCCCGGTTACTCCATAACCCCAA AGTCTGGAGATAGCGGCAGCACTGCGCATCTGACTGTCaagtcatcttcagcccTCGGTCAAGCCGCCAATTGGGCCAACCATAACCTCTACGCCCTGCAGCACCACGACACTGAGCCCAAGAGCGCATACGCCTTCAATAGCCACGACCTGCAGCACCCAGCTGTAGACTTTAACAAGTTTTTCGACGGAGAGAGCCTGGACCAGGAAGATATCGTTCT ATATTTTAATCTGGGCATGCACCACCTCCCCAACACAGCCGACCTACCCAACACTGTAACTACAAAGGCTGTCTCTTCCATGATGATCTCTCCGCAGAATTATTTTGCCGGTGACGTATCACGACGAACAGTGCATCAAGTCCGAATGTCCTTTGACAAGAGCTCCAATGTCACCGAGGTCAAGAGGTTCGGTGTAAAGCAGCCTACCTGCGCCGTTGATATGAAAAGTGTGGCACCAGATTTAAGCAAGTTTGTCGGGGAGATTGAGATTCCCAAGTTTCCCTGGAATCCAAGCGGTAGTCTGCAGACAAACCCTGGTGGCTAA
- a CDS encoding hypothetical protein (antiSMASH:Cluster_7.2~EggNog:ENOG41~SMCOG1001:short-chain dehydrogenase/reductase SDR), producing MDGRKLVLVTGANTGLGFQIVKALCSSDKDDMSIAAAAEYIKTKYGKLDALINNAGAQLDQQWTAGKMSAREMWNKTYDVNVTGTHILTWTLAPLLLKSSDPRLMFIASGTSSLNGSENLELPINKQPNKGWPKALNNFNLPAYRSSKTAMNMMMREWFRLLGQDGVKVWAISPGYLATGLGVGQEQNKTQGAIDPSIGAAIVRDVLEGVRDDEVGKVVSKQGVQPW from the exons ATGGACGGACGCAAGCTCGTGCTTGTGACAGGTGCCAACACCGGTCTCGGTTTCCAAATCGTCAAAGCTCTTTGCAGCTCTGATAAGG atgatatgTCTATTGCCGCTGCAGCTGAGTATATAAAGACAAAATACGGGAAACTCGATGCTCTCATCAATAACGCAG GTGCCCAACTCGATCAACAGTGGACTGCTGGCAAGATGTCAGCTAGAGAAATGTGGAACAAAACCTATGATGTGAACGTGACCGGGACACATATCTTGACTTGGACCTTGGCCCCATTGCTTCTCAAGTCGAGCGATCCCCGCCTCATGTTCATTGCCAGCGGTACATCCTCCCTTAATGGATCTGAGAATCTCGAGTTGCCCATCAACAAGCAGCCCAACAAAGGATGGCCAAAGGCATTGAACAACTTCAATTTGCCCGCGTACCGAAGCAGCAAGACCGCAATGAATATGATGATGAG GGAGTGGTTCCGGCTTCTTGGCCAGGATGGCGTCAAAGTATGGGCTATTAGCCCCGGATACCTGGCAACCGGCCTTGGTGTTGGCCAAGAGCAGAACAAAACACAGGGTGCAATTGATCCTTCCATTGGAGCCGCGATTGTTAGAGATGTTTTGGAAGGGGTAAgggatgatgaggttggtAAGGTTGTGTCAAAGCAAGGTGTTCAGCCTTGGTAG
- a CDS encoding putative secondary metabolism biosynthetic enzyme (SMCOG1028:crotonyl-CoA reductase / alcohol dehydrogenase~antiSMASH:Cluster_7.2) yields the protein MSAQAPKSIFLSAQGELLVQPVTETYTVQGSQCLVRVGYSAVNLCDYNFFYMGLNSFITGFEMSGTVEQTGPDSQFQVGDAVFGISPVITPMPSSHGTHQDLVVARSELLYKIPAGVSSKDASVICMPAHTAADALFNVIGMGLPVAGVPGIDPVGKGILIWGGASSVGMMAIQLAKAAGLQHVFVTASAKNHDILRELGATHCFDYRSRTVVEDIQQTQKTLGIYFNLGVRYFMGPPDAGIPSTPELTKSALGASEGLRLACTLPVYQDPAFGMCTSYRPSGSMNAMGATQDPDSAIRIRKIMDHLLAAKDGFLRLPVVTVVKGAEAGIEAIRRVAGGEMSLEKLTLKHPLE from the exons ATGTCTGCCCAAGCACCCAAGTCCATTTTCCTATCCGCTCAGGGTGAGCTTCTCGTCCAGCCAGTGACAGAAACGTACACGGTCCAAGGCTCCCAATGCCTCGTCCGCGTCGGCTATTCAGCCGTCAACCTCTGCGATTACAACTTCTTCTACATGGGACTCAATTCTTTCATCACTGGATTCGAGATGTCCGGTACTGTTGAGCAAACGGGCCCCGACTCACAATTCCAAGTCGGAGATGCCGTCTTTGGCATCTCCCCTGTCATCACCCCAATGCCATCCTCACACGGAACCCACCAGGACTTGGTCGTCGCGAGGTCTGAACTGCTATACAAGATCCCAGCCGGTGTATCGTCAAAGGACGCCAGCGTGATCTGCATGCCTGCGCATACAGCGGCAGATGCCTTGTTCAATGTCATTGGCATGGGACTTCCAGTCGCTGGCGTGCCTGGCATTGACCCTGTCGGCAAGGGAATTCTCATCTGGGGCGGCGCGAGCAGTGTTGGTATGATGGCCATTCAattggccaaggctgctggaCTCCAACATGTCTTTGTAACAGCCTCAGCCAAGAACCATGATATCCTCCGAGAGTTGGGAGCCACCCATTGCTTCGACTACAGGAGCCGTACCGTGGTTGAAGATATCCAACAGACTCAAAAGACACTCGGCATTTATTTTAACCTTGGCGTTCGATACT TCATGGGTCCTCCTGATGCTGGCATTCCCAGCACTCCCGAGCTTACAAAGAGTGCATTGGGCGCTTCTGAGGGTCTTCGTCTAGCCTGCACGCTCCCGGTCTACCAAGACCCTGCTTTCGGTATGTGCACGTCTTATCGGCCAAGCGGTAGTATGAACGCCATGGGTGCAACTCAGGATCCGGACTCAGCTATCCGTATACGCAAGATTATGGATCACCTACTGGCTGCCAAGGATGGGTTCTTGAGACTGCCTGTTGTGACAGTTGTGAAGGGCGCTGAGGCTGGTATTGAGGCAATCCGGCGTGTTGCCGGAGGTGAAATGAGCTTGGAGAAGCTAACACTGAAGCATCCACTGGAATAG
- a CDS encoding hypothetical protein (SMCOG1038:phenylalanine-specific permease~antiSMASH:Cluster_7.2) — protein sequence MDANKTELGIAPVESHRPGSLLYTDHKPVINELVQKYGQTQRGLKPRHVQLMAIGGSIGTALWVGIGGYLSQAGPLSLILGYTFWGICFIWPTYLCVAEMMAYLPVRGSIFELASRFVEPAVGFSLGWTYFFGTCMLVCVEYSAVAAVAEYWDSTTNPAVWIAVSMAICIFLNVVAVKWYGEAEFILAITKVLLLILLVLITIITMAGGNPKGDAYGFRNWKDGTMHEYYAKGPTGKFLGWWSVVIYAAFTIAGPDMIALAAGEIQNPRRTIPRVARMIFYRLVGFYIIGALCVGIICSSRDKRLVSAIADGSSGAAASPWVIGIQNLGIGFLPHFINALILVSGLSCGNAYLFAASRTLYGLARDHQAPKILMKCTKTGVPIYSTAAVSLISCVTFLVASNSAIEVFFWFVDLTTTAFIASYCFMLLAYIGFYRARKAQGLTDESLSYVAPFTPYTPIAALTLGCTAIFFVGFDVFSPFSVRGFVTSYFAVAFTAVMYLVGKIKYWREGKGIVDPKDADLITGKAEIDEECRHWEEGGIEEVEKARLAEMTWARRAWERMW from the exons ATGGATGCCAACAAGACTGAACTTGGAATCGCACCCGTGGAAAGCCACCGTCCTGGCTCTCTACTTTACACCGATCACAAACCGGTAATCAATGAGCTGGTTCAGAAGTACGGACAGACCCAGCGTGGTCTTAAACCCCGTCACGTACAGCTCATGGCCATAGGTGGCTCAATCGGAACAGCACTATGG GTCGGTATCGGAGGCTATCTCAGTCAAGCCGGACCACTCTCTCTTATTCTGGGATACACATTCTGGGGTATTTGCTTCATTTGGCCCACGTATCTGTGCGTGGCGGAAATGATGGCGTATCTCCCTGTTCGCGGCTCCATTTTTGAACTTGCATCTCGCTTCGTTGAACCAGCTGTTGGCTTTAGCTTGGGCTGGACTTATTTTTTTGGGACGTGTATGCTTGTTTGTGTTGAGTACAGTGCTGTTGCCGCTGTGGCTGAGTACTGGGATAGTACGACTAATCCTGCTGTCTGGATTGCCGTCTCAATGGCTATCTGTATTTTCCTCAATGTTGTGGCTGTCAA ATGGTATGGAGAAGCCGAGTTTATTCTCGCCATAACCAAGGTGTTATTGCTCATtctccttgtcctcatcaccatcatcacgatGGCTGGTGGAAACCCCAAAGGTGATGCCTATGGGTTTCGCAACTGGAAGGACGGAACCATGCATGAGTATTACGCCAAAGGACCAACTGGTAAATTTCTCGGCTGGTGGTCTGTTGTTATCTATGCGGCATTTACTATCGCTGGCCCTGACATGATCGCCCTTGCGGCCGGTGAGATCCAGAACCCTCGTCGCACTATTCCCCGAGTTGCGCGTATGATATTCTACCGTCTTGTAGGGTTTTATATCATCGGAGCCCTTTGTGTTGGCATCATTTGCTCTTCACGGGACAAGAGGCTCGTCAGCGCAATCGCAGATGGTTCTTCTGGCGCTGCTGCTAGCCCTTGGGTAATTGGCATTCAGAATCTTGGAATCGGGTTCTTGCCTCACTTTATCAACGCTCTCATTCTCGTGTCGGGGCTTTCCTGTGGCAATGCTTATCTTTTTGCTGCGAGTCGAACGCTATATGGCCTTGCCAGAG ATCATCAAGCTCCCAAGATTTTGATGAAATGTACCAAGACTGGTGTCCCAATCTACTCAACGGCGGCTgtctccttgatctcttgCGTTACCTTTCTTGTGGCATCCAACTCTGCCATAGAGGTCTTCTTCTGGTTCGTTGACTTGACCACTACCGCTTTCATCGCCTCGTACTGTTTCATGCTGCTTGCATACATTGGATTCTACCGTGCTCGCAAAGCACAGGGTCTCACTGATGAGTCACTCTCTTATGTCGCGCCTTTTACACCATACACCCCCATTGCGGCGCTTACTCTGGGATGCACGGCAATATTTTTTGTAGGCTTTGATGTGTTCAGCCCATTTAGTGTGCGAGGTTTTGTCACATCTTACTTTGCTGTTGCATTCACTGCGGTTATGTATTTAGTCGGCAAGATCAAGTATTGGAGAGAAGGCAAGGGTATTGTCGATCCCAAGGATGCAGATTTGATCACTGGTAAGGCCGAGATTGATGAGGAATGCAGACACTGGGAAGAAGGCGGcattgaggaggttgagaaggctAGACTGGCTGAGATGACCTGGGCCAGGCGAGCTTGGGAGAGAATGTGGTAG